From a single Chitinophaga sp. Cy-1792 genomic region:
- a CDS encoding 1,4-dihydroxy-6-naphthoate synthase, with amino-acid sequence MHLTLGFSPCPNDTFIFDAMVNNKIDTKGFTFDTNLEDVETLNNWAIQGKLDVTKLSFAVYLKVKDQYELLNSGSALGRGCGPLLIAREDIPLDEIKNKTIAIPGENTTANLLFSVAFPEAKNKKIMVFSEIENAVLNGDVDAGVIIHENRFTYQLKGLKKLMDMGEYWERTTGNPIPLGGIFIKKDIPAEKRAELDKLIHSSLQYSFSKYPELSSYVTSHAQEMDESVMRQHIDLYVNKFSLDLGQEGHAAVNALMTAAEKTKR; translated from the coding sequence ATGCACCTGACGCTCGGATTTTCACCCTGCCCGAACGATACCTTTATCTTCGACGCAATGGTGAATAATAAAATCGATACAAAAGGATTTACGTTCGACACCAACCTGGAAGATGTGGAAACACTTAATAACTGGGCTATTCAAGGCAAACTGGACGTTACAAAACTCAGCTTCGCCGTATACCTCAAGGTAAAAGACCAGTACGAGCTGCTCAACAGCGGCAGCGCCCTGGGCCGCGGCTGCGGACCACTGCTCATCGCCCGTGAAGACATCCCCCTGGATGAGATCAAAAACAAAACAATCGCCATTCCGGGAGAAAACACCACCGCCAACCTCCTCTTCTCCGTCGCTTTCCCTGAAGCCAAAAACAAAAAAATTATGGTCTTCTCTGAAATCGAAAATGCCGTACTGAACGGCGACGTAGATGCCGGTGTCATCATCCACGAAAACCGTTTCACCTACCAGCTGAAAGGCCTGAAAAAACTCATGGACATGGGCGAATACTGGGAAAGAACTACCGGTAATCCCATCCCACTCGGTGGCATCTTCATAAAAAAAGATATCCCCGCAGAAAAACGCGCCGAATTGGATAAACTTATCCACAGCAGCTTACAGTATTCCTTCAGTAAGTACCCCGAGCTATCATCTTACGTTACTTCTCACGCCCAGGAAATGGACGAATCAGTAATGCGTCAGCACATTGATCTCTATGTAAACAAATTCAGCCTGGACCTCGGCCAGGAAGGCCACGCCGCTGTTAATGCACTGATGACGGCCGCTGAAAAAACAAAACGCTGA
- a CDS encoding 6-carboxytetrahydropterin synthase has protein sequence MIYLTRVENFNAAHKLSNPNWSAEKNEEVFGKCANANWHGHNYELHVTIKGNPDPETGFVFNAKTLGVIIRDAVIEKIDHRNLNMDVDFMAGKFTSAENLAIAIWDQLAQHLPEEVQLHCIKLYETPRIYVEYYGGK, from the coding sequence ATGATCTATTTAACGCGAGTAGAGAACTTTAATGCAGCGCATAAGTTGTCTAACCCGAACTGGAGTGCAGAAAAGAACGAAGAGGTTTTTGGTAAATGCGCTAATGCAAACTGGCATGGGCATAACTATGAACTGCATGTAACTATAAAAGGTAATCCTGATCCTGAAACAGGTTTTGTGTTTAATGCTAAAACATTAGGCGTAATTATCAGGGATGCTGTTATTGAGAAGATCGATCACCGAAATCTTAATATGGACGTGGATTTCATGGCAGGCAAGTTTACTTCTGCCGAAAATCTGGCTATTGCTATCTGGGACCAGCTGGCACAGCATCTTCCGGAGGAAGTACAACTCCATTGTATTAAGCTGTATGAAACCCCACGCATCTACGTGGAGTATTACGGCGGCAAATAA
- a CDS encoding deoxyribodipyrimidine photo-lyase, whose protein sequence is MSAEIVNICWFRRDLRLEDQAALYHALKSGKPVLPVFVFDTTILDDLFDKADRRVTFIYKVLQDMQQELRNYGANIEVFHGTPAAAFEHWTQKYSVGAVYTTHDYEPYARQRDAAIAKQLALKGIGFLQYKDQVILEKNEVLKDNGEPYTIFTPYSRKWQSVITPFQLKSYPVRKYMHHLFKAAAKDLPSLASIGFKPAADQDFPGSIPDKHILSNYDKTRDFPALHGTSRMGVHLRFGTISIRKLMRTAMELNHTYVNELVWREFYQMILWHFPQVVHSSFKPQYDKIAWRNNEAEFKRWCEGQTGYPIVDAGMRELNTTGYMHNRVRMITASFLTKHLLIDWRWGEAYFAQQLLDYDLAANNGGWQWAAGSGCDAAPYFRVFNPTLQTQKFDKGLQYIRKWVPEFEELTYVHPMVSHEMARKRALEVYGKALKP, encoded by the coding sequence ATGTCTGCTGAAATCGTTAATATCTGCTGGTTCAGACGTGATCTTCGTTTGGAAGACCAGGCGGCGCTGTACCATGCTTTGAAATCGGGAAAGCCGGTATTGCCGGTATTTGTTTTTGATACAACAATACTGGATGATCTTTTTGATAAGGCCGACAGGCGTGTAACCTTTATCTATAAGGTGTTGCAGGATATGCAACAGGAGTTACGCAATTACGGTGCTAATATCGAAGTCTTTCATGGCACACCGGCAGCGGCATTTGAACATTGGACCCAAAAGTACAGTGTGGGCGCCGTATATACCACGCATGATTATGAACCTTATGCCAGGCAGCGTGATGCGGCTATAGCAAAGCAACTGGCGCTGAAAGGCATTGGATTTCTTCAGTATAAAGACCAGGTGATTTTGGAAAAGAATGAAGTGCTGAAAGATAACGGTGAGCCATATACGATATTTACTCCTTACAGCAGGAAATGGCAAAGTGTGATAACCCCTTTTCAGCTGAAGTCCTATCCTGTCAGGAAGTACATGCACCATCTGTTCAAAGCTGCTGCAAAGGATCTGCCCTCCCTGGCATCAATAGGCTTCAAGCCTGCTGCAGATCAGGATTTCCCGGGTAGCATTCCCGATAAACATATTCTCTCGAATTATGATAAAACCCGTGACTTCCCTGCTTTGCATGGGACTTCAAGGATGGGGGTGCATCTGCGCTTTGGTACTATCAGTATACGTAAACTGATGCGTACCGCCATGGAGTTGAACCATACCTATGTGAATGAGCTGGTATGGCGTGAGTTTTATCAGATGATACTGTGGCATTTTCCACAGGTCGTGCATAGCAGTTTTAAGCCGCAGTATGATAAGATCGCATGGCGGAATAATGAAGCAGAGTTTAAGCGCTGGTGCGAGGGGCAAACCGGCTATCCTATTGTAGATGCGGGTATGCGGGAACTCAATACTACTGGTTATATGCATAACCGTGTGCGCATGATTACGGCCAGTTTCCTGACAAAGCATCTGCTGATCGACTGGCGATGGGGAGAAGCGTATTTTGCACAGCAGTTGCTGGATTATGATCTGGCGGCCAATAATGGCGGCTGGCAGTGGGCAGCGGGAAGTGGCTGCGACGCGGCGCCTTATTTCAGGGTGTTTAATCCTACGTTGCAGACACAGAAATTCGATAAAGGTCTGCAATATATACGTAAGTGGGTGCCTGAGTTTGAGGAGCTGACGTATGTTCATCCGATGGTATCGCATGAAATGGCCAGGAAGCGGGCTTTGGAGGTATACGGCAAAGCATTGAAACCATAA
- the mqnB gene encoding futalosine hydrolase, which produces MKILVTAATSLEIQPFIHFLEHNSQQVSNHKYRLSDIEIDVLIAGIGMMHTAFSLGKYLSLHSPHVAIQAGIGGTFRHDWPLGTVVAIEKEHLADLGAEDNDQFKDLFDIQLWQASQHPFTGISLVNDFKCWPLQQNLPLANGISVNLVSGSAPTIARLEAKYQPEVESMEGAAFHYACLQENIPFIQLRSISNYVEIRDKSKWQIPQAVKNLNEELTNTIQQLSHHYSLATKNF; this is translated from the coding sequence ATGAAAATATTGGTTACAGCGGCTACCAGTCTGGAAATTCAACCCTTTATCCACTTCCTGGAACATAATAGTCAACAAGTTTCAAATCATAAATACCGATTATCTGATATTGAAATTGACGTGCTGATCGCCGGAATCGGGATGATGCATACCGCCTTTAGCCTGGGTAAATATCTTTCCCTACATAGCCCGCATGTGGCCATTCAGGCAGGTATCGGTGGTACTTTCCGCCACGACTGGCCCCTGGGCACCGTTGTAGCCATAGAAAAAGAACACCTCGCCGACCTTGGCGCAGAGGATAATGATCAATTTAAAGATTTATTTGATATACAGCTCTGGCAGGCCTCTCAGCACCCTTTTACCGGCATTAGCCTGGTAAATGACTTCAAGTGCTGGCCCCTGCAACAAAACCTCCCCCTGGCAAACGGTATTTCCGTCAACCTGGTCAGCGGCAGCGCCCCTACCATCGCCCGACTCGAAGCCAAATATCAGCCCGAAGTCGAAAGTATGGAAGGTGCCGCTTTCCACTACGCCTGCCTACAGGAAAATATCCCTTTCATTCAGCTTAGAAGCATATCTAACTACGTGGAAATCAGGGATAAAAGCAAGTGGCAAATCCCGCAGGCCGTAAAAAACCTGAACGAAGAGCTCACCAATACCATCCAGCAGCTCTCCCATCACTATTCCTTAGCAACAAAAAACTTTTAA
- the folE gene encoding GTP cyclohydrolase I FolE has product MAYNKIESYDEKITADLMANYKQCLELLGEDSEREGLVKTPERMAKAMQFLTQGYQLDAKAILNGAKFTEAYSEMVIVKDIELYSMCEHHMLPFFGKAHVAYIPNGYITGLSKLARVVDVFARRLQVQERLTHQILDAIQETLEPEGVAVVIEAQHMCMMMRGVQKQNSVTTTSAFSGQFADGTTRAEFLKLIGR; this is encoded by the coding sequence ATGGCGTATAATAAGATTGAAAGTTACGACGAGAAGATCACTGCTGATCTTATGGCGAATTACAAACAATGCCTGGAATTGTTGGGAGAGGATTCGGAGAGAGAAGGCTTGGTAAAAACGCCGGAACGTATGGCCAAGGCTATGCAATTCCTTACTCAGGGCTATCAGCTGGACGCAAAGGCTATCCTGAACGGTGCTAAGTTTACAGAGGCTTACAGTGAGATGGTAATCGTGAAAGATATAGAGCTGTATTCTATGTGTGAGCATCATATGCTGCCGTTTTTCGGGAAAGCACACGTAGCCTATATTCCTAACGGCTATATTACAGGATTGAGTAAGCTGGCCCGCGTGGTAGATGTATTTGCCCGCAGGTTACAGGTGCAGGAGCGCCTTACCCACCAGATCCTGGATGCTATCCAGGAAACACTGGAGCCAGAGGGTGTAGCTGTTGTGATTGAAGCACAACATATGTGTATGATGATGCGCGGGGTACAAAAACAGAATTCCGTTACCACAACTTCCGCTTTCAGCGGCCAGTTTGCTGACGGTACCACCCGTGCCGAATTCCTCAAACTTATTGGCAGATAG